One Streptomyces sp. V4I8 genomic window carries:
- a CDS encoding glycosyltransferase, producing the protein MRTDSSPGTLPAREHLPAGDAGTPVLDVVIPVYNEEKDLQPCVLRLHDHLKRTFPYAFRITIADNASTDTTPQVSQRLEAELPEVKSFRLEQKGRGRALRTVWSASDAPILAYMDVDLSTDLNALLPLVAPLISGHSDLAIGSRLARSSRVVRGPKREFISRAYNLILRGSLQARFSDAQCGFKAIRRDVAQVLLPLVEDTGWFFDTEMLVLAERAGLRIHEVPVDWVDDPDSTVHIVKTATDDLKGVWRVGRALATGSLPLDRLTRPFGDDPRDREIQDVPKGLARQLVGFCVVGALSTLFYLLLYSGFRVFTGSQIANALALLVSAIANTAANRRLTFGVRGPGGAVRHQAQGLVVFGIGLALTSGSLAALNAASSDPAHSTELAVLIAANLAATVLRFLLFRAWVFPDRGDTDSTVVVSHLPVPTPSSPTYSMAGQPAAPYGPLPQRPLPQHPAAQRPMAQSAPRPTYDTAQFRAGEAADGTWRDHTVQLQPVRPHDTDPRDSR; encoded by the coding sequence ATGCGAACCGACTCTTCTCCCGGCACCCTGCCGGCGCGGGAGCACCTCCCGGCCGGCGACGCCGGTACGCCTGTCCTGGACGTAGTGATCCCCGTCTACAACGAGGAGAAGGACCTCCAGCCGTGTGTGCTGAGACTGCATGATCACCTCAAGCGCACCTTCCCGTACGCGTTCCGCATCACGATCGCGGACAACGCGTCGACGGACACCACCCCCCAGGTGTCGCAGCGGCTGGAGGCGGAGCTTCCGGAGGTCAAGTCCTTCCGGCTGGAGCAGAAGGGCCGCGGCCGGGCGCTGCGGACCGTCTGGTCCGCCTCGGACGCCCCGATCCTCGCCTACATGGACGTGGACCTGTCCACCGACCTCAACGCCCTGCTCCCGCTGGTGGCGCCCCTGATCTCCGGTCACTCGGACCTGGCGATCGGCTCCCGGCTGGCCCGTAGCTCGCGGGTGGTGCGCGGGCCCAAGCGGGAGTTCATCAGCCGGGCCTACAACCTCATCCTGCGCGGCTCGCTCCAGGCCCGCTTCTCGGACGCGCAGTGCGGTTTCAAGGCCATACGGCGAGATGTCGCGCAGGTGCTGCTGCCGCTGGTCGAGGACACCGGATGGTTCTTCGACACGGAGATGCTGGTGCTCGCCGAGCGCGCGGGGCTGCGGATCCACGAGGTGCCGGTCGACTGGGTCGACGACCCCGACTCCACGGTCCACATCGTGAAGACGGCGACCGACGACCTCAAGGGCGTGTGGCGGGTCGGCAGGGCCCTGGCCACCGGCTCGCTGCCGCTGGACCGGCTCACCCGCCCCTTCGGCGACGACCCCCGCGACCGCGAGATCCAGGACGTACCCAAGGGCCTGGCCCGCCAGCTCGTCGGCTTCTGCGTCGTCGGCGCCCTCTCCACCCTCTTCTACCTCCTCCTCTACAGCGGCTTCCGCGTCTTCACCGGTTCGCAGATCGCCAACGCGCTCGCCCTCCTGGTCTCCGCGATCGCCAACACGGCGGCCAACCGGCGCCTCACCTTCGGAGTGCGCGGCCCCGGCGGCGCCGTACGGCACCAGGCGCAGGGCCTGGTCGTCTTCGGCATCGGCCTCGCCCTGACCAGCGGTTCGCTCGCCGCCCTCAACGCGGCCAGCAGCGACCCCGCGCACTCCACCGAACTCGCGGTCCTCATCGCCGCCAACCTCGCGGCGACGGTCCTGCGCTTCCTGCTCTTCCGGGCCTGGGTGTTCCCGGACCGCGGCGACACCGACTCGACGGTCGTCGTCTCCCACCTGCCGGTCCCCACCCCGTCCTCGCCGACCTACTCCATGGCCGGCCAACCCGCCGCCCCGTACGGCCCGCTTCCGCAACGCCCGCTCCCGCAACACCCGGCGGCGCAGCGCCCGATGGCGCAGAGCGCGCCCCGCCCCACGTACGACACCGCACAGTTCCGCGCCGGTGAAGCCGCGGACGGCACCTGGCGGGACCACACCGTGCAACTCCAGCCGGTGCGCCCGCACGACACCGACCCGAGGGACTCCCGATGA
- a CDS encoding TetR/AcrR family transcriptional regulator produces the protein MVRSAGQSARASVWLEGKARRGGRGGGGQPSGLDRDRITAATVRLLDAEGLAKFSMRRLAAELNVTAMSVYWYVDTKDDLLELALDAAFGELTLPDPEADEDWHDQLRALARGYRDLLVRHPWLSPLIGTYVNIGPNSLAFSRHVQRVIRKTGLPAHGLVAAISAVFQFVYGFGTMEGHFVTRSAAFGMTPDDYFQHAMSTVTQAPDTADIVQDASELMAARGGDTVEEMWERDFEFALDLLIAGIEAMVARSAP, from the coding sequence ATGGTGAGGTCGGCCGGGCAGTCCGCGCGTGCCAGCGTCTGGCTGGAGGGCAAAGCGCGTCGAGGCGGTCGTGGCGGTGGGGGACAGCCCTCCGGGCTCGACCGGGACCGCATCACCGCGGCCACCGTCCGGTTGCTGGACGCCGAGGGACTGGCCAAGTTCTCGATGCGGCGGCTGGCCGCCGAGCTGAACGTGACCGCGATGTCCGTCTACTGGTACGTCGACACCAAGGACGACCTCCTCGAACTCGCCCTCGACGCCGCGTTCGGCGAACTGACGCTGCCGGACCCGGAGGCGGACGAGGACTGGCACGACCAGCTGCGCGCACTGGCCCGCGGCTACCGCGACCTGCTGGTCCGTCACCCCTGGCTGTCGCCGCTGATCGGCACCTACGTCAACATCGGCCCGAACAGCCTCGCCTTCTCCCGCCACGTCCAGCGGGTCATCCGCAAGACCGGTCTGCCCGCGCACGGCCTGGTGGCCGCCATCTCCGCCGTCTTCCAGTTCGTCTACGGCTTCGGCACGATGGAGGGCCACTTCGTCACCCGCAGCGCGGCCTTCGGCATGACCCCGGACGACTACTTCCAGCACGCCATGAGCACGGTCACCCAGGCCCCGGACACCGCCGACATCGTCCAGGACGCCTCGGAGCTCATGGCAGCCCGGGGCGGCGACACGGTCGAGGAAATGTGGGAGAGGGACTTCGAGTTCGCCCTGGACCTACTGATCGCCGGGATCGAGGCGATGGTGGCGCGCAGCGCCCCATAA
- a CDS encoding YceI family protein, with translation MGLTGLTARIRTRDGWALSHAVVTVTDMTGTQVLRAEADAEGAVRDANPLAPGAYTVIVTAVGYAPAAASAIVTASGRAEVGTVTLARQGGTELPPPGPWTIDPAHSGVAAVAQHLGISSVRGRFTHFAGAIEIAPDDVTKSRVEAVIRADSIDTGNDMRDGHLKSPDFLDVEKYPEITYRSTGVTAAAGSDRWTVHGELGMHGVVRPVDLDLAYLGTGADPWGGTRAAFRATTELHRDDFAMNYNQVVQAGIAAIGTTLKVELDIQAVQGESLPQG, from the coding sequence ATGGGGCTGACGGGACTGACCGCGAGGATCCGTACCCGGGACGGATGGGCCTTGTCGCACGCCGTCGTCACGGTGACCGACATGACCGGAACGCAGGTGCTGCGGGCGGAGGCGGACGCGGAGGGGGCCGTACGGGACGCGAATCCGCTGGCCCCGGGGGCGTACACCGTCATCGTCACCGCCGTCGGCTACGCGCCCGCCGCCGCGAGCGCGATCGTCACGGCGAGCGGGCGGGCCGAGGTCGGCACGGTGACGCTGGCCCGGCAGGGCGGCACGGAACTGCCGCCGCCCGGGCCGTGGACCATCGACCCGGCGCACTCCGGCGTGGCCGCCGTGGCCCAGCACCTGGGGATCTCCAGCGTGCGGGGCCGGTTCACGCACTTCGCGGGCGCCATCGAGATCGCGCCCGACGACGTCACCAAGTCCCGGGTGGAGGCGGTGATCCGGGCCGACTCGATCGACACGGGCAACGACATGCGGGACGGGCATCTGAAGTCGCCGGACTTCCTGGATGTGGAGAAGTACCCCGAGATCACGTACCGGTCGACGGGGGTCACGGCGGCCGCGGGTTCCGACCGCTGGACGGTCCACGGCGAGCTGGGCATGCACGGCGTCGTACGGCCCGTGGACCTGGACCTGGCCTACCTCGGCACCGGGGCCGACCCCTGGGGCGGGACGCGGGCGGCGTTCCGGGCGACGACGGAACTCCATCGGGACGACTTCGCCATGAACTACAACCAGGTCGTGCAGGCCGGCATCGCGGCCATCGGCACGACGCTGAAGGTGGAGCTGGACATCCAGGCGGTGCAGGGGGAGTCGCTGCCGCAAGGATAG
- a CDS encoding MFS transporter, which produces MTTSPQEQAPVQPQPQAPGGHPQRWLILGVLCLAVLTVVLDNTVLNVAIPSLTRELDAGTSDIQWMINAYSLVQSGLLLTAGSAADRYGRKKMLVAGLALFGVGSLVAGLADSTGQLIAARAGMGVGGALLMTTVLAVAIQIFTPEEQPKAIGIWAAVNSLGFAAGPLLGGFMLNHFWWGAIFLINIPVAVLALVAVVVLVPESKNPQGDRPDLLGAVLSTIGMASLVYAIISGPEHGWTSGRVLVTAAVAIVVLAAFASWESRIPYPMLDLHFFQNRQFTGAIAGGVLITFGMGGSLFLLTQHMQFVLGYEPLEAGLRTAPLALMIVALNFTGVATKWATRLGTPLAIGLGMAVMAGGLASIALMPSGGYTGTLLGLVLIGAGAAVASPAMSHAIMSAIPPAKAGVGGGINGMVAEFGTGLGVAVLGAVLNARFAALIPVAAVSLPGALAAARSEGERVRITDAFASGLETSQLVGAVAVLSGGLVAAVLLRRAERAESAQGLGT; this is translated from the coding sequence ATGACGACGTCCCCCCAGGAACAGGCCCCGGTCCAGCCGCAGCCCCAGGCTCCTGGCGGCCATCCGCAGCGCTGGCTGATCCTCGGTGTCCTCTGCCTCGCGGTCCTCACTGTGGTGCTCGACAACACCGTCCTGAACGTGGCCATCCCCTCGCTCACCCGTGAGCTGGACGCCGGCACCTCCGATATCCAGTGGATGATCAACGCCTATTCGCTCGTGCAGTCGGGTCTGCTGCTCACCGCGGGCAGCGCCGCCGACCGCTACGGCCGCAAGAAGATGCTGGTCGCGGGCCTGGCGCTGTTCGGCGTGGGCTCGCTGGTGGCCGGTCTCGCCGACTCCACGGGCCAGTTGATCGCGGCGCGGGCCGGGATGGGCGTCGGCGGCGCGCTGCTGATGACCACCGTCCTGGCCGTGGCGATCCAGATCTTCACGCCCGAGGAGCAGCCGAAGGCGATCGGCATCTGGGCCGCGGTGAACTCACTGGGCTTCGCGGCCGGACCCCTACTCGGCGGTTTCATGCTGAACCACTTCTGGTGGGGCGCGATCTTCCTGATCAACATTCCGGTCGCGGTGCTCGCGCTGGTGGCCGTCGTGGTGCTCGTCCCGGAGTCGAAGAACCCGCAGGGTGACCGGCCCGACCTGCTGGGCGCGGTGCTCTCCACGATCGGCATGGCCTCCCTGGTCTACGCGATCATCTCCGGGCCCGAGCACGGCTGGACGTCCGGCCGGGTCCTGGTGACGGCGGCCGTGGCGATCGTCGTGCTGGCCGCCTTCGCGTCCTGGGAGAGCCGGATCCCGTACCCCATGCTCGACCTGCACTTCTTCCAGAACCGGCAGTTCACGGGAGCGATCGCGGGAGGCGTGCTGATCACCTTCGGGATGGGGGGATCACTCTTCCTGCTCACGCAGCACATGCAGTTCGTGCTCGGCTACGAGCCCCTGGAGGCCGGCCTGCGGACAGCTCCGCTCGCCCTGATGATCGTGGCGCTCAACTTCACCGGTGTGGCGACGAAGTGGGCGACCCGGCTGGGGACTCCGCTAGCCATCGGGCTGGGCATGGCGGTGATGGCCGGCGGCCTCGCCTCCATCGCCTTGATGCCCTCCGGCGGGTACACCGGCACGCTGCTGGGGCTGGTGCTCATCGGTGCCGGAGCCGCGGTGGCGAGTCCGGCGATGTCTCACGCGATCATGAGTGCGATTCCGCCGGCGAAGGCGGGGGTCGGCGGCGGGATCAACGGCATGGTGGCGGAGTTCGGCACAGGGCTCGGCGTCGCGGTGCTCGGGGCGGTGCTCAACGCCCGCTTCGCCGCGCTGATTCCGGTCGCCGCGGTGTCCCTGCCGGGGGCGTTGGCGGCCGCGCGGTCGGAGGGGGAGAGGGTGCGGATCACGGACGCGTTCGCCTCCGGGCTGGAGACCAGTCAGCTGGTGGGGGCGGTGGCTGTGTTGTCCGGGGGTTTGGTCGCGGCGGTGTTGCTGCGACGGGCTGAGCGGGCAGAGTCCGCCCAAGGCCTCGGGACATAG
- a CDS encoding ArnT family glycosyltransferase, which yields MTIHYDRTTTPDRDTSPETWGPPPHPPHPTDRTDPTDPTDSTHSTPATPAPDAGEPKQPFVRRLWRGRPEDPRWARPAFFGLLLATLVLHLYNLSASGYANSFYSAAVQAGSQSWKAFFFGSLDAANAITVDKPPASLWPMALSVRLFGLHSWAILLPEVLMGVGTVAVVYAAVRRRFSPAAGLISGAVLALTPVAALMFRFNNPDAMLALLMAVACYFVIRALEDGRTRWLLWAGAAIGFAFLAKTLQAFLILPPLALVYGVCAPVSVKKRIGQLAGGLAAIVVSGGWWVAIVELWPASSRPYIGGSQNNSFLELTFGYNGLGRLNGEETGSVGGGGGGTGGGNWGETGWDRLFSSSIGGQISWLIPAALILLVAALVATRKASRTSVTRGSFLVWGGALITTMLVFSYMQGIFHEYYTVALAPYIAPLIGMGAALLWEKRDKAWASLSLAAAMTATAVWGYVLLNRSSDYLPWLKWVVLVGGLAAALGLVFADRLGRQLTMGVVGLGLTAALAGPAAYTLTTVNEGHTGSIVTAGPAVAGGRGGPGGGGGPGGRGGFGGGMPGQQGQNNQQGGQNQQNGNGFPGGGMPGQQGQQNGNGTTQNQQGQGQNQQGGMPGGGMSDGGGGGMGGLLNGASVSDEAKELLEKNAGDYTWAAAAIGAQNAASYQLSTGDPVMAIGGFNGTDPSPTPAQFKKYVADGKIHYFIASGSGGGMGGSSDGTSSQISSWVQENFESVTVDGTTFYDLTQPKSDS from the coding sequence ATGACCATCCACTACGACCGGACGACGACGCCCGACAGAGACACGAGCCCCGAGACCTGGGGACCGCCCCCGCACCCCCCGCACCCCACGGACCGCACGGATCCCACGGACCCCACGGACTCCACCCACTCCACGCCCGCCACCCCGGCCCCCGACGCCGGTGAACCCAAGCAGCCTTTCGTACGGCGACTGTGGCGCGGCCGGCCCGAGGACCCGCGCTGGGCCCGCCCGGCCTTCTTCGGCCTCCTCCTCGCCACCCTCGTCCTCCACCTCTACAACCTGAGCGCCTCGGGCTACGCCAACTCCTTCTACTCGGCGGCCGTTCAGGCCGGCAGCCAGTCCTGGAAGGCCTTCTTCTTCGGCTCGCTGGACGCGGCCAACGCCATCACCGTCGACAAACCCCCGGCCTCCCTGTGGCCGATGGCCCTGTCGGTGCGCCTCTTCGGCCTGCACTCCTGGGCGATCCTCCTCCCCGAGGTCCTCATGGGCGTCGGCACGGTCGCCGTGGTCTACGCGGCCGTACGCCGCCGGTTCAGCCCCGCGGCCGGTCTGATCTCGGGGGCGGTGCTCGCGCTCACCCCCGTCGCGGCGCTGATGTTCCGGTTCAACAACCCGGACGCGATGCTGGCCCTGCTGATGGCCGTGGCCTGCTACTTCGTCATCCGCGCCCTGGAGGACGGCCGTACCAGGTGGCTGCTGTGGGCCGGCGCCGCGATCGGCTTCGCGTTCCTCGCCAAGACCCTCCAGGCCTTCCTGATCCTGCCGCCGCTCGCCCTCGTCTACGGCGTCTGCGCCCCGGTGTCGGTGAAGAAGCGGATCGGTCAGCTGGCCGGGGGCCTCGCCGCGATCGTCGTCTCCGGCGGCTGGTGGGTCGCCATCGTCGAGCTGTGGCCCGCCTCCTCCCGCCCGTACATCGGCGGCTCGCAGAACAACTCCTTCCTGGAGCTGACCTTCGGCTACAACGGCCTCGGCCGGCTCAACGGCGAGGAGACCGGCAGCGTCGGCGGCGGTGGCGGCGGCACCGGCGGCGGCAACTGGGGCGAGACCGGCTGGGACCGCCTGTTCAGCTCCTCCATCGGCGGCCAGATCTCCTGGCTGATCCCGGCCGCGCTGATCCTGCTGGTCGCGGCCCTGGTGGCCACCCGCAAGGCGAGCCGTACGTCGGTGACCCGCGGGTCGTTCCTCGTCTGGGGCGGCGCGCTGATCACGACCATGCTGGTCTTCAGCTACATGCAGGGCATCTTCCACGAGTACTACACGGTGGCCCTCGCCCCCTACATCGCCCCGCTGATCGGCATGGGCGCGGCGCTCCTGTGGGAGAAGCGCGACAAGGCCTGGGCCTCGCTGAGCCTGGCGGCCGCGATGACGGCCACCGCGGTCTGGGGCTACGTCCTGCTCAACCGCTCCTCCGACTACCTGCCCTGGCTGAAGTGGGTCGTCCTGGTCGGCGGTCTGGCGGCGGCGCTCGGCCTGGTCTTCGCAGACAGGCTGGGCCGTCAACTCACCATGGGCGTCGTCGGCCTGGGCCTCACCGCCGCGCTGGCGGGCCCGGCCGCGTACACCCTCACCACGGTGAACGAGGGCCACACCGGCTCGATCGTCACGGCCGGCCCCGCCGTCGCGGGCGGCCGCGGTGGCCCGGGTGGCGGCGGCGGTCCCGGTGGTCGCGGCGGCTTCGGCGGCGGCATGCCGGGCCAACAGGGCCAGAACAACCAGCAGGGCGGCCAGAACCAGCAGAACGGCAACGGCTTCCCCGGCGGCGGCATGCCCGGTCAGCAGGGCCAGCAGAACGGCAACGGCACCACCCAGAACCAGCAGGGCCAAGGCCAGAACCAGCAGGGCGGCATGCCCGGTGGTGGCATGAGTGACGGCGGCGGTGGCGGCATGGGCGGTCTGCTCAACGGCGCCAGCGTCAGCGACGAGGCCAAGGAACTGCTGGAGAAGAACGCGGGTGACTACACCTGGGCGGCCGCGGCCATCGGCGCCCAGAACGCCGCGAGCTACCAGCTCTCCACCGGCGACCCGGTGATGGCGATCGGCGGCTTCAACGGCACCGACCCGTCCCCGACGCCGGCCCAGTTCAAGAAGTACGTGGCGGACGGCAAGATCCACTACTTCATCGCCAGTGGCAGCGGCGGCGGCATGGGCGGCAGCAGCGACGGCACCTCCTCGCAGATCAGCTCCTGGGTCCAGGAGAACTTCGAGTCGGTGACGGTCGACGGCACGACGTTCTACGACCTGACGCAGCCGAAGAGCGACAGCTGA
- a CDS encoding PPOX class F420-dependent oxidoreductase encodes MAPNIATNNRVSLEELLDFVRPRHRALLLTRRADGSPQASPLTCGVDDSGRIVVSTYPERAKTRNAKRDPRVSVLVLSDDWNGPWVQIDGSAEVIDSPESVEPLVEYFRNISGEHPDWDEYRAAMVKQGKSIIRVTPERWGPVATGGFPARLVEGGA; translated from the coding sequence ATGGCACCGAACATCGCGACGAACAACCGCGTCTCGCTCGAAGAGTTGCTGGACTTCGTACGGCCTCGTCATCGCGCTCTCCTGCTGACCCGGCGGGCCGACGGCAGCCCGCAGGCCTCGCCGTTGACCTGCGGGGTCGACGACTCGGGGCGGATCGTGGTCTCCACGTACCCCGAGCGGGCGAAGACACGGAACGCGAAGCGGGATCCTCGGGTCAGTGTCCTCGTGCTCAGCGACGACTGGAACGGGCCGTGGGTGCAGATCGACGGGTCCGCCGAGGTGATCGACTCGCCGGAGTCCGTGGAGCCGCTCGTGGAGTACTTCCGGAACATCTCGGGGGAGCATCCGGACTGGGACGAGTACCGGGCGGCGATGGTGAAGCAGGGGAAGTCGATTATCCGGGTCACGCCGGAGAGGTGGGGGCCGGTGGCGACCGGTGGGTTTCCGGCGCGGCTTGTCGAGGGCGGCGCCTGA